In the genome of Amia ocellicauda isolate fAmiCal2 chromosome 3, fAmiCal2.hap1, whole genome shotgun sequence, one region contains:
- the ptpdc1a gene encoding protein tyrosine phosphatase domain-containing protein 1 has translation MILPLSRHAARAPDPGCGGRGQRKGTSMAAGVTLLNDLPYSTTAANGDDPNPEMLPVSTRVPTAKYTKVGETLRHVIPSHMQCSMTCGGRACKYENPSRWSDQEQAIKGLYSSWITDNLLAMARPSTEIIEKYNIIEQFQRYGVKTVINLQRPGEHASCGNPLEQASGFTYRPETFMEAGIYFYNFGWKDYGVASLTTILDMVKVMSFAIQEGKMAIHCHAGLGRTGVLLACYLVFTTRMSADQAILFVRAKRPNSVQTRGQLLCVREFAQFLTPLRNVFACAEPKAHAITLSQYLIRQRHLLHGYEARQLKNVPKIVQLVCKLLLDIAENRQVIEEEILEIPDLSAEIEKTVSQQAIQQLDKELIGKGIPVSSPRLPKLPSAAPSNFGLSSEHELNPLWGRRQSLSYLRKRLSYSDSDLTTVGLIVHQGGPPLTVPTNVLYSSPLSKQCLSQNNLVQSCDPAKTQFAPFQNAQNGSRTPDPLFGSSTSVWDQKKLISTVEQRPGSPLFQRRKHPTEVLRSRTFSLGSMEKSERLERAWNRSETQDRGNTVNGQYASCAERRSSSEVAHAAFADEDRSEEIPCITLQSELTLDSRRLLVAQALAVDIDCEEEEDHKERVLNWQIELNSREGAWERICTERDPFVLSGLMWSWLEQLKEPIITKDDVRTLAKKSSDPHTALYSLDKGPQQTLVCIVDCIARVQTIPEEVEEAFLERCIKAFSKIGLDSDDGPMVYKTLKTILTPVLSEMRKRAMAEAEDPCYCVHVP, from the exons ATGATCCTCCCTCTGAGTCGCCATGCAGCGAGAGCACCAGACCCGGGCTGTGGAGGCAGAGGGCAACGGAAAG GCACTTCCATGGCAGCCGGTGTTACTCTGTTGAATGACCTGCCTTACTCGACAACTGCGGCAAACGGTGACGATCCCAATCCAGAAATGTTACCAG tAAGCACCAGAGTACCAACCGCCAAGTACACCAAAGTGGGGGAGACACTGCGGCATGTCATTCCCAGCCACATGCAGTGCTCGATGACCTGCGGAGGGCGGGCCTGCAAGTACGAGAACCCATCCCGCTGGAGCGACCAGGAGCAAGCCATCAAAGGACTCTACTCCTCATG GATTACAGACAACTTGCTGGCTATGGCAAGGCCTTCAACGGAGATCattgaaaaatataacattattgAGCAGTTTCAAag GTATGGAGTAAAGACCGTAATTAATCTGCAGCGCCCGGGGGAACACGCGAGCTGTGGGAATCCGCTGGAGCAAGCGAGCGGTTTCACCTACCGGCCGGAGACGTTCATGGAGGCTGGAA tttatttttataattttggaTGGAAGGACTATGGTGTGGCATCACTTACCACTATCCTTGACATGGTGAAAGTCATGTCGTTTGCGATCCAGGAAGGGAAAATGGCTATTCACTGCCACGCTGGGCTTGGAAGAACGG GTGTTCTGCTAGCCtgttatttagtttttacaACACGGATGAGTGCTGACCAAGCCATTCTGTTCGTACGGGCAAAAAGACCCAACTCAGTTCAGACCCGAGGacagttattgtgtgtcagggaGTTTGCTCAGTTTCTCACTCCCCTAAGGAATGTGTTTGCCTGCGCCGAACCCAAAGCCCACGCCATCACCCTGTCCCAGTACTTGATCCGCCAGCGCCACCTGTTGCACGGCTACGAAGCGCGGCAGCTCAAAAATGTGCCAAAGATTGTCCAACTGGTCTGCAAGCTGCTGCTGGACATTGCTGAGAACCGGCAGGTCATTGAAGAAGAGATTTTAGAGATTCCAGACCTCTCAGCTGAGATTGAGAAGACAGTGTCTCAACAGGCCATCCAGCAGCTGGACAAAGAGTTAATTGGGAAAGGCATTCCTGTGTCCTCGCCGCGTCTACCCAAGCTGCCATCAGCTGCACCCAGCAATTTTGGGCTTTCCAGCGAGCATGAACTGAACCCGCTCTGGGGGCGTCGCCAATCCCTTTCTTACCTTAGAAAGCGCCTTAGCTACAGTGACTCTGACCTGACGACTGTTGGGTTAATAGTCCACCAAGGAGGTCCCCCTCTGACTGTGCCTACCAACGTGCTCTACTCCAGCCCGCTCAGTAAACAATGTCTGTCTCAGAACAACCTAGTACAGTCCTGCGACCCGGCAAAGACGCAGTTCGCTCCCTTTCAGAATGCCCAGAATGGCAGCAGAACACCAGACCCTCTATTCGGTTCGTCCACGAGTGTTTGGGACCAAAAAAAACTCATTAGCACAGTTGAACAAAGACCCGGATCTCCCCTTTTCCAAAGGCGGAAACATCCAACAGAAGTGCTGCGTAGCAGGACCTTCTCACTGGGATCCATGGAGAAGAGCGAGCGGCTGGAGAGAGCTTGGAATCGATCCGAAACCCAGGACAGGGGAAACACGGTGAATGGTCAATATGCTTCTTGCGCTGAGAGAAGAAGCAGCTCCGAGGTGGCTCATGCAGCGTTCGCAGACGAAGACAGATCAGAGGAGATCCCCTGCATCACTCTACAGTCAGAGCTAACGCTGGACTCCAGGAGGCTGCTGGTGGCCCAGGCACTTGCCGTTGACATCGACTGTGAAGAAGAGGAAGACCACAAGGAGAGAGTTTTAAATTGGCAG ATTGAGCTTAACTCCAGAGAAGGCGCCTGGGAGAGGATCTGCACAGAGCGAGACCCTTTTGTCCTGTCCGGCCTCATGTGGTCCTGGCTGGAGCAGCTGAAGGAACCGATAATAACCAAAGACGACGTACGAACATTAGCAAAGAAAAGCAGTGACCCTCATACTGCCCTTTACTCACTGGACAAG GGGCCTCAGCAGACCCTGGTCTGTATAGTGGACTGTATTGCACGGGTACAGACGATACCAGAGGAAGTGGAAGAAGCTTTTCTTGAACGGTGCATAAAAGCTTTTAGCAAG ATTGGATTGGATTCAGATGATGGGCCGATGGTTTATAAAACCCTGAAAACAATCTTAACACCAGTCCTGTCTGAGATGAGAAAGCGAGCTATGGCCGAGGCAGAGGATCCGTGTTACTGTGTACACGTCCCCTGA
- the LOC136747010 gene encoding tripartite motif-containing protein 54-like — protein sequence MEDLCKELSCPVCLELFTPPVLELPCAHNFCRKCIHLNLMISHGYTPGKGQFFCPLCRKVTYLKGKGLDGLKRNLFAENVLEKTKKQMKNDEEKQRRLKSQTCTEHEELKNLVCLNDKVLICGVCKLFGDHSTHEVVRLSDFYEEKKKKFTELMQGLVSKDEAMKQPTQQLKDFKDDLNSTSKEVKALINSLGHSMIKEIQLKVSVLKKMVDIECDLKVGDLNNTLRELEEPQQLFLKMQKLLQTHSSPAEFLEECTHLSDEAENRVQDDIVPPPLKKESISIGMYVEMLLTSVKIKKVSKSGPSSILGRLSEEYNAWRLGCSNVDLTSYDGLDQLIRDSVSFASLYPDSASSISSSEESSTDGDMEERLQHFF from the exons ATGGAGGATCTCTGTAAGGAGCTGTCCTGCCCCGTGTGCCTGGAGCTGTTCACCCCTCCAGTGCTGGAGCTGCCTTGCGCTCATAACTTCTGCAGAAAGTGCATCCACCTGAATCTCATGATCTCTCATGGTTACACTCCTGGCAAAGGACAGTTCTTTTGCCCCCTGTGTCGCAAG GTTACTTACCTAAAAGGCAAAGGGCTTGATGGACTAAAACGAAATCTCTTTGCTGAGAATGTACTGGAGAAAACCAAGAAGCAGATGAAGAATGATGAAGAAAAGCAACGCAGACTCAAGTCACAAACGTGCACCGAGCATGAAGAACTAAAAAACCTG GTGTGCCTGAATGATAAAGTTCTGATTTGTGGTGTCTGCAAACTGTTTGGGGACCACAGCACTCACGAGGTGGTCAGATTATCAGATTTCTacgaggaaaaaaagaaaaaatttaCTGAGCTGATGCAAGGACTGGTTTCGAAAGACGAAGCAATGAAACAACCCACCCAG CAACTGAAAGACTTCAAGGATGATCTCAATTCAACCTCCAAAGAAGTTAAAGCCTTGATTAACAGCCTGGGCCACAGCATGATAAAGGAGATACAACTGAAAGTATCTGTCCTGAAGAAGATGGTGGACATCGAGTGCGATTTGAAGGTTGGTGATCTGAACAACACTCTGCGTGAACTAGAGGAGCCGCAGCAGCTCTTCCTGAAAATGCAGAAACTGCTGCAAACACACAGCAGCCCTGCTGAGTTTCTGGAGGAATGCACACACCTCAGTGACGAGGCCGAGAACCGCGTTCAAGACGACATCGTGCCACCGCCGCTGAAGAAGGAAAGCATCTCCATTGGGATGTATGTAGAGATGCTGCTGACAAGTGTGAAAATTAAGAAAGTATCCAAGTCAGGCCCAAGTAGCATTCTTGGGAGACTCTCTGAGGAATACAATGCATGGAGATTAGGCTGTTCAAACGTTGACCTAACCTCCTATGATGGCCTGGATCAGCTGATACGTGATTCTGTGTCATTTGCATCACTCTATCCCGACTCAGCCAGTAGCATAAGCTCGTCCGAGGAGAGCAGCACGGATGGAGACATGGAGGAAAGGCTTCAGCActttttctga